The following proteins come from a genomic window of Misgurnus anguillicaudatus chromosome 10, ASM2758022v2, whole genome shotgun sequence:
- the tdp2a gene encoding tyrosyl-DNA phosphodiesterase 2 isoform X2: MPKQNKNRSAGSKQEKNKNAQHTSARSTCDQSTQTESSQTHSVQTQSTQTSPDQSTHSPATESKPTQTIKSSFPLHQAYWGESSMDVSATEQKTQSCSTSNQLTVICWNIDGLDPEDVIPRCKGLLSHLGKYRADVVLLQELVPPYLKQLQNIMKDYEFLQSSQEGYFTGILLRKDRVQLLESNIVKYPTTEMGRNLLIAKVSISGHPLCIMTSHLESCKASSQERLNQLRRVWKWMKEAPQDHTVIFGGDTNLRDWEVKKLGGLPDGIYDVWEMLGEPEESRYTWDTSINDNNDIPNSIRLRFDRIFLRPAAEGARLQPETMTLIGLEKLKCDYFISDHWGILCTLLFGSA, encoded by the exons ATGCCTAAGCAGAACAAAAACAGGTCTGCAGGatcaaaacaagaaaaaaacaagaatGCACAGCATACATCAGCTAGGTCTACCTGCGACCAGTCCACCCAGACAGAGTCGTCCCAGACCCACTCTGTCCAAACGCAGTCAACTCAAACTTCCCCAGACCAGAGTACACACTCACCAGCAACAGAATCCAAGCCAACCCAGACAATCAAGTCCAGCTTTCCTTTACACCAGGCATATTGGGGAGAATCTTCCATGGATGTGTCTGCTACTGAACAGAAAACTCAGTCATGTTCCACAAGCAACCAGCTGACTGTCATCTGTTGGAACATAGATGGCCTGGATCCAGAAGATGTTATTCCTCGATGTAAAGGCCTGCTGTCACACTTAGGAAA GTACCGTGCAGATGTGGTATTGTTACAGGAGCTGGTTCCCCCATATTTGAAGCAATTGCAGAACATTATGAAAGATTACGAGTTTCTGCAAA GCAGTCAGGAGGGCTATTTCACCGGCATTTTGCTCAGAAAGGACAGAGTGCAGTTACTTGAGAGCAACATTGTAAAGTATCCCACTACAGAGATGGGTAGAAATCTTCTAATAGCAAAA GTTAGCATTTCAGGCCATCCATTGTGCATTATGACATCTCACTTGGAAAGCTGCAAGGCCAGCTCGCAGGAACGCTTAAACCAGCTACGCAGAGTCTGGAAATGGATGAAAGAGGCACCGCAGGACCATACAGTTATATTTGGAGGAGATACCAACCTTAGAGATTGGGAG GTGAAAAAGCTTGGGGGGCTCCCGGATGGTATCTACGACGTGTGGGAGATGCTGGGGGAACCAGAAGAAAGCAGATACACCTGGGACACGTCCATCAATGATAATAACGACATCCCGAATTCCATACGTTTACGATTTGATCGGATTTTCCTCAGGCCAGCAGCAGAAGGTGCACGGCTACAGCCTGAAACAATGACCCTGATTGGTCTGGAGAAGCTGAAGTGTGACTATTTCATCAGCGATCACTGGGGCATCCTTTGTACATTGTTATTTGGGTCGGCATAa
- the tdp2a gene encoding tyrosyl-DNA phosphodiesterase 2 isoform X1: MEDKSNCSQSHTCSGEPSVSSNGNVSCPVDIKVEGKTGKKKKKKNKQSGSCQKKTDSECFGNTVKYPLSQSQQMPKQNKNRSAGSKQEKNKNAQHTSARSTCDQSTQTESSQTHSVQTQSTQTSPDQSTHSPATESKPTQTIKSSFPLHQAYWGESSMDVSATEQKTQSCSTSNQLTVICWNIDGLDPEDVIPRCKGLLSHLGKYRADVVLLQELVPPYLKQLQNIMKDYEFLQSSQEGYFTGILLRKDRVQLLESNIVKYPTTEMGRNLLIAKVSISGHPLCIMTSHLESCKASSQERLNQLRRVWKWMKEAPQDHTVIFGGDTNLRDWEVKKLGGLPDGIYDVWEMLGEPEESRYTWDTSINDNNDIPNSIRLRFDRIFLRPAAEGARLQPETMTLIGLEKLKCDYFISDHWGILCTLLFGSA; encoded by the exons ATGGAGGACAAATCAAACTGTTCACAAAG TCATACCTGCTCAGGAGAGCCATCTGTGAGCAGTAATGGCAATGTTTCTTGTCCTGTGGACATTAAAGTTGAAGGTAAAACtggaaagaagaaaaagaagaaaaacaaacaaagtggTTCATGCCAAAAGAAAACAGATTCTGAATGTTTTGGCAACACAGTTAAATATCCTTTATCACAATCACAACAGATGCCTAAGCAGAACAAAAACAGGTCTGCAGGatcaaaacaagaaaaaaacaagaatGCACAGCATACATCAGCTAGGTCTACCTGCGACCAGTCCACCCAGACAGAGTCGTCCCAGACCCACTCTGTCCAAACGCAGTCAACTCAAACTTCCCCAGACCAGAGTACACACTCACCAGCAACAGAATCCAAGCCAACCCAGACAATCAAGTCCAGCTTTCCTTTACACCAGGCATATTGGGGAGAATCTTCCATGGATGTGTCTGCTACTGAACAGAAAACTCAGTCATGTTCCACAAGCAACCAGCTGACTGTCATCTGTTGGAACATAGATGGCCTGGATCCAGAAGATGTTATTCCTCGATGTAAAGGCCTGCTGTCACACTTAGGAAA GTACCGTGCAGATGTGGTATTGTTACAGGAGCTGGTTCCCCCATATTTGAAGCAATTGCAGAACATTATGAAAGATTACGAGTTTCTGCAAA GCAGTCAGGAGGGCTATTTCACCGGCATTTTGCTCAGAAAGGACAGAGTGCAGTTACTTGAGAGCAACATTGTAAAGTATCCCACTACAGAGATGGGTAGAAATCTTCTAATAGCAAAA GTTAGCATTTCAGGCCATCCATTGTGCATTATGACATCTCACTTGGAAAGCTGCAAGGCCAGCTCGCAGGAACGCTTAAACCAGCTACGCAGAGTCTGGAAATGGATGAAAGAGGCACCGCAGGACCATACAGTTATATTTGGAGGAGATACCAACCTTAGAGATTGGGAG GTGAAAAAGCTTGGGGGGCTCCCGGATGGTATCTACGACGTGTGGGAGATGCTGGGGGAACCAGAAGAAAGCAGATACACCTGGGACACGTCCATCAATGATAATAACGACATCCCGAATTCCATACGTTTACGATTTGATCGGATTTTCCTCAGGCCAGCAGCAGAAGGTGCACGGCTACAGCCTGAAACAATGACCCTGATTGGTCTGGAGAAGCTGAAGTGTGACTATTTCATCAGCGATCACTGGGGCATCCTTTGTACATTGTTATTTGGGTCGGCATAa